Proteins co-encoded in one Mercenaria mercenaria strain notata unplaced genomic scaffold, MADL_Memer_1 contig_4854, whole genome shotgun sequence genomic window:
- the LOC128554234 gene encoding uncharacterized protein LOC128554234, whose amino-acid sequence MKGYDLCDIHKKSLSYICKSDSKLCCEVCLKEKHEHCGIIVLLASISEETCKTKHNPTMEIPRLQNEARLLIAWLSSVEAGVKKNVESIPARLNEYRFALLKVFDSEAQKINEKANEMQNSTLKEIKKNRKYCEHVIEKSEQAKLSLINMTKCGTTPQKVISQYRIEAFRNKLQSLTDINIVSLHLEHLNLLEQIALSSTLLSVHAETPDTRPVQLFLNNVLELKQNKHETEPFLSGLDFLPDGRLFTVDNYNKKCLIYNGKLEEVGSFQLSYRPQSVVAVSEEEVAVTSGAGYKIDFLHVSKSNEITLIRTCKVTTRYGSICQKDGKNFVVGTIDDTRHFRIVSQSGEEKDFSIDFQNKKYALDTSACTYIRDRDKVALTDRYNHTVFIYDTKTNTKVDVKDDQIRQPICVAVGPFNCIFVCSNGTDSIVQISPLGKIVASHKIDMRYPYSICFSKDKTRLAISNSTKEEIKLQLFKVVV is encoded by the coding sequence ATGAAGGGTTATGACTTGTGTGACATACATAAAAAGAGCCTCTCATATATCTGCAAATCTGACAGTAAACTTTGTTGTGAGGTGTGTTTAAAGGAAAAACATGAACACTGTGGTATAATTGTTCTACTTGCTTCCATTTCTGAAGAAACATGCAAGACTAAACACAATCCAACAATGGAAATACCTCGACTACAAAACGAAGCACGCCTGCTTATTGCATGGTTGTCTTCCGTTGAAGCAGGTGTAAAAAAGAATGTAGAAAGTATTCCTGCAAGGTTAAACGAATATAGATTTGCGTTATTGAAGGTGTTTGATTCTGAAGCACAGAAGATAAATGAGAAAGCTAATGAAATGCAAAATAGtacattgaaagaaataaagaaaaatcgcAAATACTGCGAGCATGTCATTGAGAAATCTGAACAAGCCAAACTTTCACTGATTAATATGACAAAATGTGGTACAACCCCACAAAAAGTTATTTCTCAATATCGGATAGAGGCATTTAGAAACAAACTGCAGTCTCTTACAGATATCAATATTGTGTCTCTTCATCTTGAACATTTGAACTTACTGGAACAAATTGCACTATCTTCTACACTACTATCAGTACATGCGGAGACACCAGACACAAGGCCAGTACAATTGTTCTTGAATAATGTACTGGAACTGAAGCAGAATAAACACGAGACGGAACCGTTTCTTTCAGGACTTGATTTCTTGCCTGATGGCAGACTTTTTACCGTAGATAATTACAACAAGAAATGCTTGATTTACAATGGGAAGCTTGAGGAAGTAGGATCATTTCAGTTGTCGTATAGACCACAGAGTGTAGTTGCTGTATCTGAGGAGGAAGTGGCGGTAACAAGTGGTGCTGGATACAAGATAGACTTTCTACATGTCAGTAAATCTAATGAAATAACTTTGATCAGGACATGTAAAGTAACAACTAGATATGGGTCAATATGTCAGAAGGATGGTAAGAATTTTGTTGTTGGAACTATCGATGATACAAGGCATTTCCGTATTGTATCTCAGTCAGGGGAAGAGAAAGATTTCAGTATCGActttcagaataaaaaatatgcacTTGACACCAGTGCCTGTACATATATAAGAGATAGAGACAAAGTTGCTCTCACCGATAGATATAATCACACTGTCTTTATTTACGACACCAAGACCAATACCAAAGTTGATGTGAAGGATGACCAAATCAGACAACCAATATGTGTCGCAGTAGGACCGTTTAATTGTATCTTTGTTTGTAGTAATGGAACAGACAGCATTGTACAGATTTCCCCGTTAGGAAAAATTGTAGCATCTCATAAGATAGATATGAGGTATCCTTACAGTATTTGTTTCTCAAAGGACAAAACAAGACTTGCTATTTCTAACAGTACTAAGGAAGAGATAAAATTACAACTATTCAAAGTAGTGgtataa